Proteins from a genomic interval of Hemitrygon akajei unplaced genomic scaffold, sHemAka1.3 Scf000067, whole genome shotgun sequence:
- the LOC140722019 gene encoding uncharacterized protein codes for MSTRSSIKSLSKSSSSCDRGSRASSKATQARAKAEAAKVRARFAKEELEVKMKAAAREAENQKEKAAREAENQKEAAAREAENQKEAAAREAENELERKRVEARLEALKLEREAAAAEVEAELIEDAEEMHDPKDGKSTSEKIGLERTRDYVQSQMEWKTLSSSLYLFDNVPLHEESWRGPTASRPSEEDNLPSQLRDEPRNARAHDKYFSTPNLPDLGRREAKTESRPANPITDVRPQSCTCGHVPSARTPPADESAARYFARRDLVTSGLYRFDDKPENYRAWYSTFTNAIDGVQLRATQELDLMAKWLGKESCEQVRRMRSVYINKPELALKKAWERLQEGYGAPEIIEAALCQRLGNFPKVSAKDHTKLREFGDLLMEIQGAKEDGHSAGLVYLDTPNGIRQLVDKLPFGLQDRG; via the coding sequence atgtcaacccgatccagcatcaagtcgttgtcaaagtcatcgtcatcctgcgataggggcagtagggcatcaagtaaggccacccaagcaagagcgaaagcagaagccgccaaggtgcgagcgcgctttgccaaagaagaattagaagtaaagatgaaagcggctgccagagaagccgaaaaccagaaggaaaaggctgccagagaagccgaaaaccagaaggaagcggctgccagagaagccgaaaaccagaaggaagcggctgccagagaagccgaaaacgaattggaaaggaaaagggtagaggcacggttagaagcgctgaagctagaacgagaagcagcagctgccgaggtggaagcagagttaatagaagacgccgaagaaatgcatgatccgaaggacggaaaatctacctcagaaaagatcggattggaacgtacaagggactatgtccaatctcaaatggaatggaagactctttcttcctctctttacttattcgataacgtcccacttcacgaggagtcttggagaggcccgacggcatcacgtccatccgaggaagataatttaccctcgcaactccgcgatgaacccaggaatgcaagggctcacgacaagtacttctcgacaccgaacttaccggatttggggagaagagaggcaaagactgagtccagaccagcaaatcccataacagatgtacgccctcagtcatgtacctgtggacatgttccctcagcccgcacgccacctgcagacgaatccgcagcacggtatttcgcacgacgggatctcgtcacttcaggactataccggttcgacgataaacctgaaaattaccgtgcatggtactccactttcaccaacgctatcgacggagtccagctcagagcaacccaggagttggatcttatggcaaaatggctgggaaaagaatcatgcgaacaggtgagacgcatgcgttcagtgtacatcaacaaacccgagctagcattgaagaaagcatgggagagacttcaggagggctacggagcccccgaaattattgaggcggcgctatgccaacgtttgggaaattttcctaaggtgtcagccaaggaccacaccaagctaagagaattcggagatttactcatggagattcaaggcgccaaagaagatggccactcagctggtctagtatacctagacactccaaacgggattagacaactcgtggacaaacttccatttgggctgcaggacag